Proteins co-encoded in one Burkholderia ambifaria AMMD genomic window:
- a CDS encoding BadF/BadG/BcrA/BcrD ATPase family protein, producing the protein MTALLFAIGIDGGGTGTRAVLADRNGRELAQGRGGPSGLGLGIERAWASIGAACADAFTRAGLAFDWAQCALGCGLAGVNNAAWLAAFRAQAPLGALAVESDAYTTVVGAHGGAPGLIVALGTGSIAAALDAAGDCRIAGGFGFPSGDEASGAWLGLRALAYAQQALDGRAPRDAFAGALLAETGAHDRDALVQWSCDANQTIYARLAPIVLAHRTHPYAAALIAQAGDEIGKMIDALDPQQALPVALCGGLADALAPAVPARHASRLRAPLDDSAHGALQLALQALRAAEAG; encoded by the coding sequence ATGACGGCATTACTTTTTGCGATCGGCATCGACGGCGGCGGCACCGGCACCCGCGCGGTGCTGGCCGACCGGAACGGGCGCGAGCTCGCGCAGGGTCGCGGCGGCCCGTCGGGCCTCGGCCTCGGCATCGAGCGGGCGTGGGCGTCGATCGGCGCGGCCTGTGCCGACGCATTCACGCGGGCCGGGCTCGCATTCGACTGGGCGCAGTGCGCGCTCGGCTGCGGGCTGGCGGGCGTCAACAATGCCGCGTGGCTCGCCGCGTTCCGCGCGCAGGCGCCGCTCGGCGCGCTGGCGGTCGAGAGCGACGCCTACACGACCGTCGTCGGCGCGCACGGCGGTGCGCCGGGCCTCATCGTCGCACTCGGCACGGGCAGCATCGCGGCGGCGCTTGATGCGGCGGGCGACTGCCGCATCGCGGGCGGTTTCGGCTTCCCGTCCGGCGACGAAGCGAGCGGCGCGTGGCTCGGGCTGCGCGCGCTGGCGTACGCCCAGCAGGCGCTCGACGGTCGTGCGCCGCGCGACGCGTTCGCCGGCGCGCTGCTCGCGGAGACGGGCGCGCACGATCGAGACGCACTCGTCCAGTGGTCGTGCGATGCGAACCAGACGATCTATGCGCGCCTCGCCCCGATCGTGCTCGCGCACCGCACCCATCCGTATGCGGCCGCGCTGATCGCGCAGGCCGGCGACGAGATCGGCAAGATGATCGACGCGCTCGATCCGCAGCAGGCGCTGCCGGTCGCGCTGTGCGGTGGGCTGGCCGACGCGCTTGCACCGGCCGTGCCGGCACGTCACGCGAGCCGGCTGCGCGCGCCGCTCGACGATTCCGCGCACGGCGCGTTGCAGCTCGCGCTGCAGGCGTTGCGGGCGGCTGAAGCGGGGTGA
- a CDS encoding flagellar protein FliT: protein MTTDTLNQALHLTHAMQSATALRDWERVAALADARSPLLMGLSPEQTPEALDTIRRIMEIDASIAQDAQADRDQLAQQFTASRERIRAAGLYQATGML from the coding sequence ATGACGACCGATACGCTGAATCAAGCGCTCCATCTGACCCACGCGATGCAGTCGGCCACCGCGCTGCGCGACTGGGAACGCGTCGCGGCGCTGGCCGACGCGCGCTCGCCGCTGTTGATGGGGCTATCGCCCGAGCAGACGCCGGAAGCGCTCGACACGATCCGGCGGATCATGGAGATCGATGCGTCGATCGCGCAGGACGCGCAGGCCGATCGCGATCAGCTCGCGCAGCAATTCACCGCATCGCGCGAGCGCATTCGCGCGGCCGGCCTCTATCAGGCGACCGGCATGCTGTAA
- the aqpZ gene encoding aquaporin Z: MNLSQRLAAEAFGTFWLVLGGCGSAVLAAAFPGLGIGFAGVALAFGLTVLTMAFAIGHISGCHLNPAVSVGLTVAGRFPARDLAPYIVAQVVGATLGAFVLYLIATGKPGFDLVGGGFATNGFGERSPGHYSLGAAFICEVVMTGFFLFVILGATDKRAPAGFAPIAIGLCLTLIHLISIPVTNTSVNPARSTGPALFVGGEAIGQLWLFWIAPIIGAAIAGIIYPLVAGRDNAVDLLPASARTSE; the protein is encoded by the coding sequence ATGAATCTTTCTCAGCGTCTGGCTGCAGAGGCATTCGGCACGTTCTGGCTGGTGCTCGGCGGGTGCGGAAGCGCCGTGCTGGCCGCCGCCTTTCCGGGCCTCGGCATCGGCTTTGCCGGCGTCGCGCTTGCATTCGGCCTGACCGTGCTGACGATGGCATTCGCGATCGGCCATATTTCGGGTTGCCATTTGAATCCGGCTGTGAGTGTCGGACTGACGGTCGCCGGCCGCTTCCCGGCACGCGATCTCGCGCCGTACATCGTCGCGCAGGTGGTCGGCGCGACGCTCGGTGCGTTCGTGCTGTACCTGATCGCGACCGGCAAGCCGGGCTTCGACCTCGTCGGCGGCGGCTTTGCGACGAACGGCTTCGGCGAGCGCTCGCCCGGCCACTACTCGCTCGGCGCGGCGTTCATCTGCGAAGTCGTGATGACGGGCTTCTTCCTGTTCGTGATTCTCGGCGCCACCGACAAGCGCGCGCCGGCCGGCTTCGCGCCGATCGCGATCGGCCTGTGCCTGACGTTGATTCACCTGATCTCGATCCCGGTCACCAACACGTCGGTGAACCCGGCCCGCTCGACCGGCCCCGCGCTGTTCGTGGGCGGCGAGGCGATCGGCCAGCTGTGGCTGTTCTGGATCGCGCCGATCATCGGTGCGGCCATCGCCGGGATCATCTATCCGCTGGTCGCGGGGCGTGACAACGCCGTCGACCTGCTGCCCGCATCCGCTCGCACAAGCGAATAA
- the rpsU gene encoding 30S ribosomal protein S21 yields MTTILLKENEPFEVAIRRFRRAIEKNGLIAELRERQSYEKPTAVRKRKKAAAVKRLHKRLRSQMLPKKLH; encoded by the coding sequence ATGACGACGATTCTTCTGAAAGAAAACGAGCCGTTCGAAGTGGCGATTCGCCGCTTTCGCCGTGCTATCGAAAAAAATGGCCTGATCGCTGAACTGCGCGAACGCCAGTCCTACGAAAAGCCGACCGCAGTCCGCAAGCGCAAGAAGGCAGCAGCCGTCAAGCGCCTGCACAAGCGCCTGCGCAGCCAGATGCTGCCGAAGAAGCTCCACTAA
- a CDS encoding Cof-type HAD-IIB family hydrolase, which translates to MYKVIATDLDGTLLNSDHQLDPYTIETVRRLDRDGLQFVIATGRHYADVAGIRDVLGIRPYLITSNGARVHAPDDTAIHAQDIDPAIVRGLVQPGVTGAHGRVIVNLFTDRGWLIDREAPHLLEFHQDSGFRYDVIDMAAHDGADIAKVLYIGEPADLAVVAEQMRVQFGDALYVTYSLPDCLEVMTANVSKGRALRAVLARLGVDTGHCIAFGDNMNDIDLLETAGHAFMMNNANPDLIAQLPHIPRIGNNFDAGVARHLRTLFSLEDTVDGVAAS; encoded by the coding sequence ATGTACAAAGTCATCGCCACCGATCTCGACGGCACTCTGCTGAACAGCGACCATCAGCTCGATCCGTACACGATCGAGACCGTCCGCCGGCTCGATCGCGACGGCCTGCAGTTCGTGATCGCGACAGGCCGCCATTACGCGGACGTCGCCGGCATCCGCGACGTGCTGGGCATCCGGCCGTACCTGATCACGTCGAACGGTGCGCGCGTGCATGCGCCGGACGACACGGCGATCCATGCGCAGGACATCGACCCCGCGATCGTCCGCGGCCTCGTGCAGCCGGGCGTGACCGGCGCGCACGGGCGCGTGATCGTCAACCTGTTCACCGACCGCGGCTGGCTGATCGACCGCGAAGCGCCGCACCTGCTCGAATTCCACCAGGATTCGGGTTTCCGGTACGACGTGATCGACATGGCCGCGCACGACGGCGCGGACATCGCGAAGGTGCTGTACATCGGCGAGCCGGCCGATCTGGCGGTGGTCGCCGAGCAGATGCGCGTGCAGTTCGGCGATGCGCTGTACGTCACGTACTCGCTGCCCGACTGCCTCGAAGTGATGACCGCGAACGTGTCGAAGGGCCGCGCACTGCGCGCGGTGCTCGCGCGGCTCGGCGTCGATACCGGCCACTGCATCGCGTTCGGCGACAACATGAACGACATCGACCTGCTCGAAACGGCCGGTCACGCGTTCATGATGAACAACGCGAATCCCGACCTGATCGCGCAGCTGCCGCACATCCCGCGGATCGGCAACAACTTCGACGCGGGCGTCGCCCGCCACCTGCGCACGCTGTTCTCGCTCGAGGACACCGTCGACGGCGTCGCCGCTTCCTGA
- a CDS encoding flagellin domain-containing protein — protein sequence MLNINTNILSLTTQTNLSGSQSALSQAINRLSSGKRVNTAADDAAGLAISTTQTAAINALTQGVSNANNGISMIQTAAGALQSTVDNLQRIRTLAVESGDGSLDSNARANLQAEVTTRLGEIDRVATQTTFNGQTILSNAGNVTFQVGASANQTVAVNFGATVWTSTGAGLSLSGLTVSDQTSAQSAITAIDTALKNVNTFQATLGAAQNTFQAAITTTQTQATNMSAARSQITDADFATETANLSKAQVLQQAGISVLAQANSLPQQVLKLLQ from the coding sequence ATGCTGAACATCAATACCAACATCCTTTCGCTGACGACGCAGACGAACCTGTCGGGCTCGCAAAGCGCCCTGTCGCAAGCGATCAACCGCCTGTCGTCGGGCAAGCGCGTGAACACGGCAGCCGACGACGCGGCAGGTCTCGCGATCTCGACGACGCAAACGGCCGCGATCAACGCGCTGACGCAAGGCGTCTCGAACGCGAACAACGGTATCTCGATGATCCAGACCGCAGCCGGCGCGCTGCAGTCGACCGTCGACAACCTGCAGCGTATCCGTACGCTGGCAGTCGAATCCGGCGACGGCTCGCTGGACTCGAACGCACGTGCAAACCTGCAAGCTGAAGTCACGACGCGTCTGGGCGAAATCGACCGCGTGGCAACGCAAACGACGTTCAACGGCCAGACCATCCTGAGCAACGCCGGCAACGTCACGTTCCAGGTCGGCGCATCGGCGAACCAGACCGTCGCCGTCAACTTCGGCGCGACCGTGTGGACGAGCACGGGCGCAGGCCTGAGCCTGAGCGGCCTGACGGTCAGCGACCAGACGAGCGCACAGTCGGCAATCACGGCAATCGACACGGCACTGAAGAACGTCAACACGTTCCAGGCAACGCTGGGTGCAGCACAGAACACGTTCCAGGCTGCAATCACGACGACGCAAACGCAGGCAACCAACATGAGCGCAGCGCGTTCGCAGATCACCGACGCGGACTTCGCGACGGAAACGGCGAACCTGAGCAAGGCGCAAGTGCTGCAGCAAGCCGGCATCTCGGTGCTCGCGCAAGCGAACTCGCTGCCGCAGCAGGTCCTGAAGCTCCTGCAGTAA
- a CDS encoding DNA-3-methyladenine glycosylase I encodes MSQRCNWVKTEADAHYHDTEWGVPSHDDRHLFEMLILEGAQAGLSWSTILNKRAGYREAFADFDVDAVARFTPKHIEKLLENPGIVRNRAKVQSAVTNALAVQRIRDEHGSLAHFLWSFVDHMPVQNAWQSYRDAPASTAQSDALSKALKAYGCKFVGSTICYALMQATGMVNDHEAGCPCHAKCAALGGKQQPARRRKTG; translated from the coding sequence ATGTCGCAGCGGTGCAACTGGGTAAAGACGGAAGCGGATGCTCACTATCACGATACCGAGTGGGGCGTGCCGTCACATGACGATCGCCACCTGTTCGAAATGCTGATTCTGGAAGGCGCGCAGGCGGGGCTGTCGTGGTCGACGATCCTGAACAAGCGCGCCGGCTATCGCGAGGCGTTCGCCGACTTCGATGTCGACGCCGTCGCGCGCTTCACGCCGAAGCACATCGAGAAGCTGCTCGAGAATCCCGGCATCGTGCGCAATCGCGCAAAGGTCCAGTCCGCGGTGACCAATGCACTGGCCGTGCAACGCATTCGCGACGAACACGGGTCGCTCGCGCACTTCCTGTGGTCGTTCGTCGATCACATGCCGGTGCAGAACGCCTGGCAGTCGTATCGCGACGCGCCCGCGTCGACCGCCCAGTCGGACGCGCTCAGCAAGGCGCTGAAGGCGTATGGCTGCAAGTTCGTCGGCTCGACGATCTGCTATGCGCTGATGCAGGCAACCGGGATGGTCAACGACCACGAGGCCGGCTGCCCGTGTCACGCCAAATGCGCGGCGCTCGGCGGCAAGCAGCAGCCGGCACGGCGCCGCAAGACCGGCTGA
- the fliD gene encoding flagellar filament capping protein FliD has protein sequence MTTTSTSTSTTDIGSLLAQAGQSIISGATNSTLDVSSLVSALVTAKTAGQTQTLTTKQTHDNTELSAVGKLKSALSALQTAIAGLANGSTLSGLAATASGTGITASVKNGGGAVAGSYAVNVTQLATANKLSSAGITASDTIAAGSLSITLGSNAAFNVNVAAGASLSDIATSINTTAGNPGVTASVITGSDGQHLVIQSNNTGAANTVSVSGTGVNAKLTSGYSTVTKAADAQLTVDGTPVSSASNSVSGVLTGVTLNLTPAALNTTQTVTLSQDTTATTSAINAFVNAYNGYVTTAKSLSSYDPNTSTAGPLLGDAMLNTISSGLATAISGGVKTGSPSTTYSLAAIGINLQADGTLQVDSTALNTALTSNSPTVAALFNTTNGVGQTLNKLVNTYTQANGLIDQRTTALNADLKNLSNQATQLKNYSDQLTAQYNAQFTALNNLMATMANNTKYLTQLFGGTNSAGALATNK, from the coding sequence ATGACCACGACGAGCACGAGCACGAGCACGACCGATATCGGCAGTCTTCTGGCGCAGGCCGGACAATCGATCATCAGCGGCGCGACCAATTCGACGCTCGACGTCAGTTCGCTGGTGTCCGCGCTGGTCACGGCCAAGACCGCCGGTCAGACTCAAACCCTCACAACCAAGCAGACGCACGACAACACCGAGCTGTCCGCGGTCGGCAAACTGAAATCGGCGCTGTCCGCGCTGCAGACCGCGATCGCCGGTCTCGCGAACGGCTCGACGCTGAGCGGCCTCGCGGCGACCGCGAGCGGCACCGGCATCACCGCGTCGGTCAAGAACGGCGGCGGGGCGGTAGCCGGCTCGTACGCGGTCAACGTCACGCAGCTCGCGACCGCGAACAAGCTGTCGTCGGCGGGCATCACGGCGTCGGACACGATCGCGGCCGGCTCGCTGAGCATCACGCTCGGCAGCAACGCGGCATTCAACGTCAACGTCGCGGCCGGCGCGTCGCTGTCCGACATCGCGACCTCGATCAATACGACGGCCGGCAACCCGGGCGTCACCGCGTCGGTCATCACTGGCTCGGACGGTCAGCATCTCGTGATCCAGTCGAACAACACCGGCGCGGCCAACACGGTGTCGGTGAGCGGCACCGGCGTGAACGCGAAGCTGACGTCGGGCTACTCGACCGTGACCAAGGCCGCGGACGCGCAATTGACCGTCGACGGCACGCCGGTGAGCAGCGCGTCCAACAGCGTGTCGGGCGTGCTGACGGGCGTCACGCTGAACCTGACGCCGGCCGCGCTGAACACGACCCAGACGGTCACGCTGTCGCAGGACACGACGGCCACGACGAGCGCGATCAACGCATTCGTCAACGCATACAACGGCTACGTGACGACCGCGAAGTCGCTGTCGTCGTACGATCCGAACACGTCGACGGCAGGTCCGTTGCTCGGCGACGCGATGCTCAACACGATCTCGAGCGGCCTCGCGACCGCGATCAGCGGCGGCGTCAAGACGGGCAGCCCGAGCACGACCTATTCGCTCGCGGCGATCGGCATCAACCTGCAGGCCGACGGGACGCTGCAGGTCGACTCGACCGCGCTGAACACCGCGCTCACGTCGAACAGCCCGACCGTCGCCGCGCTGTTCAACACGACGAACGGCGTCGGCCAGACGCTGAACAAGCTGGTCAACACGTACACGCAGGCGAACGGCCTGATCGACCAGCGCACCACGGCGCTCAATGCGGACCTGAAGAACCTGTCCAACCAGGCGACGCAGCTGAAGAACTATTCGGATCAGCTGACCGCGCAGTACAACGCGCAGTTCACCGCGCTGAACAACCTGATGGCGACGATGGCGAACAACACGAAGTATCTGACGCAGCTGTTCGGCGGCACGAACAGCGCCGGCGCGCTCGCCACCAACAAGTAA
- a CDS encoding H-NS histone family protein: protein MSQYAKLKAQIADLQAQADDVRRQEVATVIAEVQRMIAEYGLTAQDLGFVERARRGRPPKKAPLPPKYRDPKSGATWSGRGKPPNWIVGKNRDRFLIE, encoded by the coding sequence ATGTCTCAATACGCGAAACTCAAGGCGCAGATCGCCGATCTGCAAGCTCAGGCGGACGACGTGCGCCGTCAGGAAGTGGCGACGGTGATCGCCGAAGTCCAGCGAATGATTGCCGAATATGGCCTCACGGCCCAGGATCTGGGCTTCGTGGAGCGCGCGCGGCGCGGGCGTCCGCCGAAAAAGGCGCCGCTGCCGCCGAAGTACCGCGATCCAAAGTCGGGTGCAACCTGGAGCGGACGCGGCAAGCCGCCAAATTGGATCGTCGGGAAAAACCGCGATCGTTTCCTGATCGAATGA